Proteins encoded by one window of Chryseobacterium foetidum:
- a CDS encoding winged helix-turn-helix transcriptional regulator, which produces MTKIKETSTNFANKKALVEECPELYASKLIGGQWSLAICSYLINGKLRFGELRKSLGNITERMLTLQLRRLEEDKIVTRTVFAEVPPRVEYELTEIGYKLKPVIEELDKWGTMHKASIEN; this is translated from the coding sequence ATGACTAAAATAAAAGAAACCTCAACCAATTTTGCCAATAAAAAAGCCCTTGTAGAAGAGTGTCCCGAGCTTTATGCTTCGAAACTGATTGGCGGACAATGGTCACTGGCGATCTGCAGTTATCTGATTAACGGTAAACTTAGATTCGGGGAACTCAGAAAAAGTCTGGGAAATATCACAGAACGTATGCTCACGCTTCAATTGCGAAGACTGGAGGAAGACAAAATCGTCACAAGAACTGTTTTTGCCGAAGTTCCGCCAAGAGTTGAATATGAGCTGACAGAGATTGGTTACAAATTAAAACCTGTCATCGAGGAATTAGATAAATGGGGAACGATGCATAAGGCAAGTATTGAAAATTAA
- a CDS encoding DHA2 family efflux MFS transporter permease subunit yields MQDSLVEYGARRVIITITAILCALLEIVDSTIVNVALNEMKGNLGATLSEVGWVITAYAIGNVIVVPMTSWLSQQFGRRNYFAASIVIFTIFSFLCGNADNIWELVFFRLCQGIGGGALLVTSQTIITESYPVEKRSMAQAIYGLGVIIGPTLGPPLGGYIVDNFSWPYIFYINIPIGIAATLMTLQFVKSPKFSEKRKASDVDWLGIMLLALTVGSLQFILERGHEEDWFESGMIVTFTTTAVLGFILFLWRELTFKYPIVELRVLKNGNLRIGTVMSFVLGFGLYGSTFIVPLYTQSILGWTALQSGALMIPAALTTAFMMPIIGRLLSKGAKQQILVSLGLFIFFVYSFWGYKILTPDTSKEAFFWMLIVRGMGLGLLFIPITSLSLSTLKGQEIGQGAAFTGMMRQLGGSFGIAAITTFIANASQKYRVNLISHLDGDSLDVQQRLAGLKANFIAKGMTPDNAMNAAYKVLYMTVTKQATVLSYMDVFLYLGVVFLVCIPFILFIKERKSKEKIDLSDAMH; encoded by the coding sequence ATGCAAGATTCATTAGTAGAATATGGAGCCAGGAGAGTGATCATTACGATCACAGCGATTCTTTGTGCTCTGCTTGAAATTGTGGATTCCACGATTGTGAACGTTGCCCTCAATGAAATGAAGGGGAATCTGGGAGCTACACTTTCTGAAGTGGGTTGGGTAATCACGGCGTATGCCATTGGTAACGTTATCGTGGTGCCGATGACGAGCTGGCTTTCTCAGCAGTTCGGGAGAAGAAATTACTTCGCCGCTTCGATTGTGATTTTTACCATTTTCTCATTTCTCTGCGGGAACGCCGATAATATCTGGGAGCTGGTATTTTTCAGACTCTGTCAGGGAATTGGTGGTGGAGCATTGCTCGTAACTTCACAAACCATTATCACCGAATCATATCCGGTGGAAAAACGAAGTATGGCTCAGGCGATTTACGGTTTGGGAGTCATTATCGGCCCGACACTAGGTCCGCCGTTGGGAGGTTATATCGTTGATAATTTCAGCTGGCCTTATATTTTTTACATTAATATTCCAATCGGGATTGCGGCGACTTTAATGACACTGCAGTTTGTAAAAAGTCCGAAGTTTTCCGAAAAACGTAAAGCTTCAGACGTCGACTGGTTAGGTATTATGCTGTTGGCACTGACTGTCGGTTCTCTACAGTTTATTCTGGAAAGAGGTCATGAAGAAGACTGGTTTGAAAGCGGAATGATCGTTACTTTTACTACAACAGCTGTTTTAGGATTTATCTTGTTCCTTTGGCGAGAATTAACCTTTAAATATCCCATTGTAGAACTCCGTGTTTTAAAGAATGGAAATTTAAGAATCGGAACCGTAATGTCTTTTGTATTAGGATTTGGTTTGTATGGATCAACGTTCATCGTTCCTTTATATACACAGAGTATTTTGGGTTGGACGGCACTTCAGTCCGGAGCTCTGATGATTCCCGCTGCTTTAACGACTGCTTTCATGATGCCGATTATCGGAAGATTGCTTTCTAAAGGAGCAAAACAGCAGATTTTGGTTTCATTAGGATTATTTATCTTCTTCGTCTACAGTTTCTGGGGTTACAAAATTTTAACACCTGATACCAGTAAAGAAGCCTTCTTCTGGATGCTGATTGTAAGAGGAATGGGATTAGGTTTATTATTTATTCCAATTACTTCACTTTCATTAAGTACACTGAAAGGGCAGGAGATCGGGCAGGGAGCAGCTTTCACAGGAATGATGCGACAGTTAGGTGGATCTTTCGGAATCGCTGCCATCACGACTTTTATTGCCAATGCAAGTCAGAAATACAGGGTAAATTTAATTTCCCATCTCGACGGCGACAGTCTGGATGTTCAGCAAAGACTGGCAGGTCTGAAAGCGAATTTTATTGCTAAAGGAATGACGCCTGACAACGCAATGAATGCTGCCTACAAAGTCCTATATATGACTGTCACGAAACAGGCGACTGTGCTATCTTATATGGATGTTTTCCTTTATCTGGGAGTCGTTTTCCTGGTCTGTATTCCGTTTATCTTATTTATTAAAGAGCGGAAAAGCAAAGAAAAAATAGATTTGAGTGATGCGATGCATTAA
- a CDS encoding HlyD family secretion protein: MENNNTQATEPKKKKSLVFPIILAVIIIVGGIYGYRTYSYGQVHEETDDAQIASNMNPVISKISGYVAEVKVKDNQFVKKGDTLVILDSKDQRMALEQAQAALSTAKSNISSAQSSTDATSKNIGSSQAAVATANAQIEAAKVNVWKTSQDLKRYSVLVKDHSITEQQYEQALAAKQSADKQLQVLVDTRNQIAQQTGIASSQTAASSQQISVAGSVAKQREVDVESAKLNLSYTIITAPEDGFVGKIPIQAGQFLQAGSQLFSLVKNDQKWVIANFKETQVAKMVEGQKVKIEIDAFPDTDFEGVVSSFSPATGSTFSILPPDNASGNFVKVVQRLPIKIDFVKLDPNIAKRLRTGMNVKAEVSLK, from the coding sequence ATGGAAAATAATAATACTCAAGCAACTGAACCTAAAAAGAAAAAAAGTTTAGTTTTCCCAATTATTTTAGCGGTCATCATTATCGTGGGAGGAATCTACGGTTACAGAACCTATTCGTACGGACAGGTTCACGAAGAAACGGATGATGCTCAGATTGCATCCAATATGAATCCCGTAATTTCTAAAATTTCAGGGTACGTGGCGGAAGTGAAAGTGAAAGACAACCAGTTTGTGAAAAAAGGCGATACTTTGGTAATTTTAGACAGCAAAGATCAGAGAATGGCTTTGGAACAGGCTCAGGCAGCTTTGTCAACAGCTAAAAGTAATATTTCATCTGCACAGTCTTCTACCGATGCCACTTCAAAAAATATCGGAAGTTCTCAGGCTGCAGTAGCAACGGCAAATGCACAAATCGAAGCTGCAAAAGTAAACGTCTGGAAAACTTCTCAGGATTTAAAAAGATATTCAGTTTTGGTAAAAGACCATTCGATTACAGAGCAGCAGTATGAGCAGGCATTGGCTGCAAAACAGTCTGCAGATAAGCAGCTGCAGGTTTTGGTTGATACAAGAAATCAGATTGCACAGCAAACGGGTATTGCGTCTTCTCAGACAGCAGCAAGCTCACAGCAGATTTCTGTTGCCGGTTCAGTAGCGAAACAGAGAGAAGTAGATGTAGAAAGTGCAAAATTAAATCTTTCTTACACGATTATTACCGCTCCTGAAGATGGCTTTGTTGGAAAAATTCCTATTCAGGCCGGACAGTTTTTGCAGGCTGGTTCACAGTTATTCAGCTTGGTTAAAAATGATCAGAAATGGGTGATTGCCAACTTTAAAGAAACTCAGGTTGCTAAAATGGTGGAAGGACAGAAAGTGAAAATCGAGATCGATGCTTTTCCTGATACCGATTTTGAAGGCGTTGTAAGTTCATTCTCTCCGGCGACAGGTTCTACATTTTCAATTCTGCCTCCGGATAACGCGAGTGGAAACTTCGTGAAAGTCGTTCAAAGACTTCCAATTAAAATTGATTTCGTAAAACTGGATCCAAATATTGCCAAAAGACTGAGAACAGGAATGAATGTGAAAGCAGAAGTTTCTTTGAAATAA
- a CDS encoding TolC family protein has protein sequence MKRINNSVLVLSLFAGMMYSNAQEKKQLSLDEAVQLGIQNSKSLKIDAAKIEEATADLLAAKNRQLPDLSVSASYLYLPVKPTIDLKIPGVSTAGGPEVHQVAYGSANVTVPIYSGGRIKYGIQSAKYLVEASKLSTENDKVAIAYNVAQAYNNLFKANQSIKVLEENLSASQKRDETFLKLENSGVIARNDRLKANLQTSNIELQLLEAKNNYNIANINMDLLLGLPDNTEIEVDEQYINESDDVKPVDFYLNEARENRKDLQALDQQRKAAALGTKSAKAENLPSIAFTGGYVAADIPKFLTIYNAVNVGVGVSYNLSNLWKENSALKQSQAREMQLSATNEMMNDNIKLEVNREYQNSDYSKKRITVFEKAAVQANENYRITKNKYDNGLATMTELLDADAAQIAANVGVINAKADAALAYRKLLQTTGTLTIK, from the coding sequence ATGAAGAGAATAAATAACTCAGTTCTTGTACTTTCCCTTTTCGCAGGAATGATGTACAGCAATGCTCAGGAGAAAAAACAGCTCAGCCTCGATGAAGCCGTACAGTTGGGAATCCAGAACAGTAAAAGTTTAAAAATAGATGCTGCCAAAATAGAAGAAGCAACCGCAGACCTGTTGGCAGCAAAGAATAGACAGCTTCCTGATCTTTCTGTATCAGCAAGCTATCTTTATCTTCCGGTGAAACCAACGATTGATTTGAAAATCCCTGGAGTTTCCACAGCAGGAGGACCGGAAGTACATCAGGTGGCCTACGGTTCTGCAAATGTGACTGTTCCGATTTACAGCGGCGGAAGAATTAAATACGGAATTCAGTCCGCAAAATATCTGGTGGAAGCATCAAAATTAAGTACCGAAAATGATAAAGTTGCCATTGCTTACAACGTGGCTCAGGCTTACAATAATTTGTTCAAAGCCAATCAGTCTATTAAAGTTTTAGAAGAAAATCTTTCAGCTTCTCAAAAAAGAGACGAAACTTTTCTTAAGCTTGAAAATAGTGGAGTCATTGCAAGAAACGACCGTTTAAAGGCAAATCTTCAGACTTCAAATATCGAATTGCAACTTTTAGAAGCGAAAAATAATTACAACATCGCCAATATTAATATGGATTTGCTGTTAGGACTTCCTGATAATACCGAAATTGAAGTTGATGAGCAATATATTAATGAATCAGATGACGTAAAGCCGGTTGATTTTTATTTAAATGAAGCCAGAGAAAACCGAAAAGATTTGCAGGCTTTGGATCAACAGCGAAAAGCTGCAGCTCTGGGAACGAAATCTGCAAAAGCAGAAAATCTTCCTTCGATTGCTTTTACGGGTGGTTATGTTGCAGCAGATATTCCAAAATTTTTAACGATTTACAATGCGGTAAATGTTGGAGTAGGAGTTTCTTACAATTTATCAAATCTCTGGAAGGAAAATTCAGCTTTAAAGCAGTCTCAGGCAAGAGAAATGCAGTTGTCGGCAACCAATGAAATGATGAATGACAATATTAAACTGGAAGTCAACAGAGAATATCAGAATTCAGATTATTCTAAAAAGAGAATCACTGTTTTCGAAAAAGCAGCTGTTCAGGCAAATGAAAACTACAGAATTACAAAAAATAAATATGACAACGGTCTGGCAACGATGACAGAACTTTTGGATGCTGATGCAGCACAAATTGCAGCCAACGTCGGAGTGATCAATGCAAAAGCCGATGCAGCTTTGGCTTACAGAAAACTATTGCAGACTACAGGAACTTTAACAATCAAATAA
- a CDS encoding TetR/AcrR family transcriptional regulator yields the protein MISKEENILFAAEQLFAEKGFSGTSTREISKAANVNISMISYYFGSKEKLYEKLVEYRMKEGQFFSKELLERTDINEWEKVERIVDQFAGRVRHHKMFFRIMQREQLYSDNPQIVEFLKETKLSFITMYSKILESGLEKGIFTKNPPIYLLHSTVSGTLFYASNAKQMYKDFLKNEEDEMVFEETYFNELTKHIKHILKDLLGYEENK from the coding sequence ATGATTTCAAAAGAGGAAAATATTCTGTTTGCAGCCGAGCAACTTTTTGCCGAAAAAGGTTTTTCCGGTACGTCAACACGGGAGATTTCAAAAGCAGCGAACGTTAATATTTCAATGATCTCTTATTATTTCGGTTCAAAAGAAAAACTGTACGAGAAATTGGTGGAGTACAGAATGAAGGAAGGACAGTTTTTTTCAAAAGAACTCTTGGAGCGTACCGATATTAACGAATGGGAAAAGGTGGAAAGAATTGTCGATCAGTTTGCAGGAAGAGTGAGACACCACAAAATGTTTTTCAGAATAATGCAGCGGGAGCAGTTGTACAGCGATAATCCGCAGATAGTCGAATTTCTGAAAGAAACCAAACTCAGTTTCATTACAATGTATTCAAAAATTCTGGAAAGCGGTTTGGAAAAAGGAATTTTCACTAAAAATCCACCGATCTATCTATTGCATTCTACAGTGAGCGGAACTTTATTTTACGCTTCCAATGCCAAACAGATGTACAAGGATTTTCTTAAAAATGAGGAAGATGAAATGGTTTTTGAAGAAACGTATTTCAACGAGCTTACAAAACATATAAAACATATTTTAAAAGACCTTTTAGGTTATGAAGAGAATAAATAA
- a CDS encoding DNA polymerase III subunit, which yields MNWDDIAGQKNLKKLLKESISDNRVSHAQLFVGKEGYGTLPLVLAYAKEILRGENEHSASRVDHLNHLDLHFCFPVFTEKNNSLSKKNFEEFRSMILESPYASFDDWSAVLESENKQLFISADEMDDQNQKFALKSFEGGTKILIVWRADKMNTSAANKFLKFLEEPPAKTLILLTTESIDDILPTILSRTQIIDVPRIEDEDLQMYMKEKTQADEGKINEIIHQAQGDLNEALKLLNSQNKNSDFEALFVQWVRDAFMVKKKPEYLKSIISWAREVASWNREKQKNFLNYCSEIFRLAMLQNYGSQDLVYKKIDANGFNWAGFSKYISGANIVSILEEINEADHHLTRNGNPKIVWTDLGIKLSRYIHKSS from the coding sequence ATGAATTGGGACGACATCGCAGGGCAGAAAAATCTTAAAAAACTGCTTAAAGAAAGTATTTCAGATAACAGGGTGAGCCATGCTCAGCTGTTTGTAGGGAAGGAGGGATACGGAACTTTGCCGTTGGTTTTGGCGTATGCAAAAGAAATATTAAGAGGCGAAAATGAGCATTCAGCTTCCAGAGTTGATCATCTCAATCATCTGGATCTTCACTTTTGTTTTCCCGTTTTTACCGAAAAAAATAATTCATTAAGCAAAAAGAATTTCGAGGAATTCAGATCGATGATTTTAGAATCGCCTTATGCCAGTTTTGACGACTGGTCCGCAGTTTTGGAATCTGAAAACAAACAGCTTTTCATCTCAGCAGACGAAATGGATGATCAGAACCAGAAATTTGCCTTAAAAAGTTTCGAAGGCGGCACAAAAATCCTCATCGTCTGGAGAGCCGATAAAATGAATACTTCCGCAGCCAATAAATTCCTTAAATTTCTGGAAGAACCACCAGCCAAAACACTGATTCTTCTGACCACAGAAAGCATTGATGATATTTTGCCCACCATTCTTTCCCGCACCCAGATTATTGATGTACCAAGAATTGAGGATGAGGATCTTCAAATGTATATGAAAGAAAAAACGCAGGCTGATGAAGGAAAAATTAACGAAATTATTCATCAGGCTCAGGGAGATTTGAATGAAGCTTTAAAACTTTTGAATTCCCAAAATAAGAACAGTGACTTTGAAGCGCTTTTTGTACAGTGGGTTCGCGACGCTTTTATGGTGAAAAAGAAACCGGAATATTTGAAATCGATCATCAGTTGGGCAAGAGAAGTAGCTTCATGGAACCGTGAAAAACAGAAGAATTTCCTTAACTACTGTTCCGAGATTTTCAGGCTGGCGATGCTTCAGAATTATGGTTCGCAGGATTTGGTTTATAAAAAGATTGATGCCAACGGATTCAACTGGGCTGGTTTTTCAAAATACATCAGCGGAGCCAACATCGTTTCTATTTTAGAAGAAATCAACGAAGCCGATCATCATTTAACCCGAAACGGAAACCCAAAAATTGTGTGGACGGATCTAGGGATTAAATTGTCGCGGTATATTCATAAGAGTTCGTAG
- the lptC gene encoding LPS export ABC transporter periplasmic protein LptC produces the protein MFLTPKNITLKNIAYLFSCAIFFIFTSCEDDLTKEKGTDSKDFPSQIINNAYIIQRDSGLITMKAYAPIIEKYELIDSPYVVAKKGIKIDFFDKKNPKPGTITAKYARIFEYKKFYEAKGDVKITTNEGRRFATQSVYWDQRKQRIYTRDTVYQTMPDGSVLINAHGMTAKDDFSEYRFFKNSGDLDVSQSKLAQ, from the coding sequence ATGTTTTTGACTCCAAAAAATATAACATTAAAAAATATAGCATACCTTTTCAGTTGTGCTATATTTTTTATATTCACATCCTGCGAAGACGACCTCACCAAAGAGAAGGGCACAGACAGCAAGGATTTTCCGTCGCAGATTATCAATAATGCCTACATTATTCAGCGGGATTCGGGCTTGATTACCATGAAAGCGTATGCGCCTATCATTGAAAAATACGAACTTATAGACAGCCCCTACGTTGTGGCAAAAAAAGGAATTAAAATAGATTTCTTTGATAAAAAAAATCCAAAACCGGGAACAATCACAGCTAAATACGCCAGAATTTTTGAATACAAAAAATTTTACGAAGCCAAAGGCGATGTGAAAATCACCACCAATGAAGGACGCAGATTTGCTACACAGAGCGTTTACTGGGATCAGCGGAAGCAACGCATCTATACCCGCGATACCGTTTACCAGACCATGCCAGACGGATCTGTTTTAATCAATGCCCACGGAATGACTGCCAAAGATGATTTTTCTGAGTACAGATTCTTTAAAAATTCGGGAGATCTTGATGTGAGTCAAAGCAAACTTGCCCAATAA
- a CDS encoding anhydro-N-acetylmuramic acid kinase, whose amino-acid sequence MKTRAIGLMSGTSLDGLDICFAEFDKTDNQWHFKIIEAETIPYSEKWENNLRNSIHLSSADLLALNSDYGFYLGEKVQDFIKSKNISKVNLIASHGHTVFHQPQRKFTQQIGDGRAVKLVNSIPVVYDFRSQDVLMGGNGAPLVPIGDELLFSEYDACLNLGGFSNISFKKMDKRIAFDICPVNIVLNKISQDLGKNFDENGDLARTGKVDSNLLEKLNNLEFYNQQHPKSLGIEFCNQHIFPLLENIDSLTALATFTEHSAFQISNIFNKNQFKKALFTGGGTYNSYLIEKIQSKTSAEIIIPEKTIIDFKEALIFAFMGVLRMNNEINVLSSATGSSSDHSSGIIA is encoded by the coding sequence ATGAAAACCAGAGCTATCGGATTAATGTCGGGAACGAGCCTTGACGGACTTGATATTTGCTTCGCTGAATTTGATAAAACTGACAATCAGTGGCATTTTAAAATCATTGAAGCTGAAACCATTCCCTATTCTGAAAAATGGGAAAACAATCTTAGAAATTCTATTCATTTATCTTCTGCAGATCTTTTGGCACTGAACTCAGACTACGGATTTTATTTGGGTGAAAAAGTACAAGATTTTATCAAAAGTAAAAACATTTCAAAAGTCAATCTTATTGCTTCCCACGGCCACACGGTTTTTCATCAGCCTCAAAGAAAATTTACACAACAGATTGGGGACGGAAGGGCTGTAAAACTGGTCAATTCGATTCCAGTAGTTTATGATTTCAGAAGTCAGGATGTTTTGATGGGCGGAAATGGCGCACCACTCGTACCAATCGGTGATGAACTCCTGTTTTCAGAATATGATGCCTGTCTGAATCTGGGTGGATTCTCCAATATTTCATTTAAAAAAATGGATAAAAGAATTGCCTTTGATATCTGTCCGGTGAATATTGTTTTAAATAAAATCTCACAGGATTTAGGCAAAAATTTTGATGAAAACGGAGATTTGGCAAGAACTGGAAAAGTCGATTCAAACTTACTGGAAAAACTGAACAATTTAGAATTTTACAATCAGCAACATCCGAAATCTTTGGGAATAGAATTTTGTAATCAGCATATTTTTCCGCTTTTGGAAAATATAGATTCTCTCACAGCTTTGGCAACATTTACTGAACATTCAGCGTTTCAGATTTCAAATATATTCAATAAAAATCAATTTAAAAAAGCTTTATTTACCGGCGGTGGAACTTATAATTCTTATTTGATTGAAAAAATTCAATCTAAAACTTCCGCGGAAATCATTATCCCTGAAAAAACCATTATCGATTTTAAAGAAGCTTTGATTTTCGCTTTTATGGGCGTTTTAAGAATGAATAATGAGATCAATGTACTTTCTTCTGCGACGGGAAGCTCAAGTGATCACAGCTCTGGGATTATCGCATAA
- a CDS encoding SRPBCC family protein yields the protein MNLEGRKIIVNKSAKELSEVLKTPENYKQFMPDGLQKFETREDGFKFGLQGMPEIALKIDEVTEEKAVLKSASSSLDFALTAALKPLNENQTEVQMLFEGKFNPFIKMMVEKPLQNFINTLTDKIENYK from the coding sequence ATGAATTTAGAAGGACGAAAAATAATCGTTAATAAATCTGCAAAAGAGCTTTCTGAAGTATTAAAAACTCCTGAAAACTACAAACAGTTTATGCCGGATGGTCTGCAGAAGTTTGAAACGCGTGAAGACGGCTTCAAATTCGGACTTCAGGGTATGCCGGAAATCGCTTTAAAGATTGACGAAGTAACCGAAGAGAAAGCAGTTTTGAAATCTGCAAGTTCAAGTCTTGATTTTGCTCTGACTGCTGCTTTGAAACCTTTAAACGAAAATCAGACTGAAGTTCAGATGTTATTTGAAGGAAAATTTAATCCTTTCATTAAAATGATGGTGGAGAAACCACTTCAGAATTTTATCAATACGCTTACAGATAAAATTGAAAATTATAAATAA
- a CDS encoding NUDIX hydrolase — protein sequence MYKVFVNEKKLLLSKTPENLEKTVGYENSTTLEIALDLLQNTSTSEMNVYGENLETIWEEFNRLFRKIEAAGGIVNNPSGEILFIKRLGKWDLPKGKMEKGESREESAIREIEEETGLRNVILKDFINTTYHIYVERNGDKVLKYTHWFEMFFDGEDTSKPQIEEGITEVAWKNDSLITAEVFPNTFKNIKLILSDFKESKLK from the coding sequence ATGTATAAAGTTTTTGTCAACGAAAAAAAATTATTACTCTCTAAGACTCCCGAAAACTTAGAAAAAACAGTCGGTTACGAAAACTCTACAACGCTGGAAATTGCTTTGGATCTTCTTCAAAACACATCCACTTCAGAAATGAATGTTTATGGCGAAAATCTGGAAACGATCTGGGAAGAATTTAACCGACTTTTCAGAAAGATTGAAGCTGCAGGCGGAATTGTAAATAATCCTTCAGGAGAAATTCTCTTCATTAAAAGACTCGGAAAATGGGATCTCCCAAAAGGTAAAATGGAAAAAGGCGAATCGCGTGAAGAATCTGCCATTCGTGAAATTGAAGAAGAAACCGGACTGAGAAATGTTATTTTAAAAGATTTCATCAACACAACTTACCATATTTATGTGGAAAGAAACGGCGACAAAGTTTTAAAATATACGCACTGGTTTGAAATGTTTTTTGATGGCGAAGACACCTCAAAGCCTCAAATCGAAGAAGGAATCACAGAAGTTGCCTGGAAAAACGACAGTCTGATTACCGCTGAAGTTTTCCCAAACACTTTCAAAAATATTAAACTGATTTTATCTGATTTTAAAGAATCTAAGCTTAAATAA
- a CDS encoding UDP-N-acetylmuramoyl-tripeptide--D-alanyl-D-alanine ligase gives MNVQDFYQIFLKANKVTIDSRKIGENDIFFAFSGDNFNAATLAEDAISKGALAVIVEQKDFENTGKNIFYVESTLDFLQKLAVHHRDQLTIPVIGLTGSNGKTTTKEIIHAVLSEKFNVQYTFGNLNNHIGVPLTILSIKPEHEMAVVEMGANHQKEIELLCTIAKPTIGYITNFGKAHLEGFGGFEGVIKGKSELYDYLINHQQTILVNDNDTVQFEKTLNYSPKISFGKENSDYQFELISSEHFVGLNFNNTTAVSKLTGEYNFTNLCAAASLGLHFGIDSEKIKHAVENYTPTNMRSQIMKKDGKTLVLDTYNANPSSMTASLHNFVTFEGTKTIVIGDMLELGDESETEHQNILNLAKSLNFNQIITVGNQFKNVNDSAEAFLNTSELVEYLEKNKISSENVLLKASRGIALEKALVFI, from the coding sequence ATGAACGTACAGGATTTTTATCAGATATTTTTAAAGGCAAACAAAGTAACGATCGACAGCAGAAAGATTGGTGAAAATGATATTTTTTTCGCTTTTTCAGGAGATAATTTCAATGCTGCAACACTTGCTGAAGATGCTATCTCTAAAGGTGCTCTGGCAGTGATTGTCGAGCAGAAAGACTTTGAAAATACAGGAAAAAATATTTTTTATGTGGAATCTACTTTAGATTTCCTTCAGAAGCTGGCGGTTCATCACAGAGATCAGCTCACGATCCCTGTAATAGGTCTAACGGGCAGCAACGGGAAGACTACTACAAAAGAGATCATTCATGCAGTTCTCTCCGAAAAATTCAATGTACAGTACACTTTTGGGAATCTGAATAACCATATCGGAGTTCCTTTGACGATTCTTTCCATTAAACCTGAACATGAAATGGCGGTTGTCGAAATGGGGGCCAATCATCAGAAGGAAATTGAATTGCTCTGTACTATTGCAAAGCCGACAATCGGTTACATCACCAATTTTGGGAAAGCGCATCTTGAAGGTTTTGGAGGTTTTGAAGGTGTAATTAAAGGTAAATCTGAGTTGTATGATTACTTAATCAATCATCAGCAGACCATTTTGGTGAATGACAATGACACGGTTCAGTTTGAAAAGACGCTTAATTATTCGCCAAAAATCAGTTTTGGTAAGGAAAATTCTGATTATCAGTTTGAATTGATTTCTTCTGAACATTTTGTCGGGTTAAATTTTAACAATACTACCGCTGTTTCAAAACTGACAGGAGAGTACAATTTCACAAATCTTTGTGCAGCAGCAAGTCTCGGACTTCATTTTGGAATTGATTCTGAAAAGATTAAACATGCCGTAGAAAACTATACGCCTACCAACATGCGTTCGCAGATCATGAAAAAGGATGGGAAAACGCTTGTTTTAGACACTTACAACGCCAATCCGAGTTCTATGACGGCATCACTTCACAATTTCGTCACTTTTGAAGGTACAAAAACGATCGTGATTGGCGACATGCTTGAATTAGGGGATGAAAGTGAAACTGAACATCAGAATATTTTAAATCTGGCTAAAAGTCTCAATTTTAACCAAATTATTACTGTCGGAAATCAGTTTAAAAATGTGAATGATTCAGCTGAAGCATTTTTAAATACATCAGAACTCGTTGAATATTTAGAAAAAAATAAAATCAGTTCAGAAAACGTTCTGTTAAAGGCCTCCCGAGGAATTGCCTTGGAGAAAGCACTGGTTTTTATTTAA